The proteins below are encoded in one region of Salvelinus alpinus chromosome 27, SLU_Salpinus.1, whole genome shotgun sequence:
- the matn3a gene encoding matrilin-3a isoform X5, protein MKSLFGSLVYCLFLFVSDVYGTYRLNGFDPQQVTAQSYAQRRNIVLPPLRTLAPSATDNSCRSRPLDLVFIIDSSRSVRPGEFEKVKIFLADMVDTLDVGPEATRVAVVNYASTVKIEFLLKTHLNKPNMKQAITRIEPLAAGTMTGLAIKSAMTEAFTEESGARPKSKNIAKVAIIVTDGRPQDQVEEVSAAARGSGIEIYAVGVDRADMTSLRLMASNPLEDHVFYVETYGVIEKLTSKFRETLCGWDPCDMGHDCEDMCVSSSSNNSYHCECREGYLLNTDKKTCSQSQTRVDPCAMGHDCEHICVSSNASHHCKCRKGYILNLDQKTCTLKQMKVVVVEDPCKCEARLAFQMQTQAALQEITARLADMTGRVEQIENILGPV, encoded by the exons ATGAAGTCTTTATTCGGGAGTCTCGTCTACTGCCTTTTCCTCTTTGTGTCTGATGTATACGGAACGTACCGTTTGAATGGATTCGATCCACAGCAGGTTACTGCTCAAAGTTATGCACAACGTAGAAATATTGTCCTTCCACCGCTGCGGACGCTCGCTCCTTCAG CGACCGACAATTCGTGCAGGAGCCGTCCCCTGGACCTGGTCTTCATCATCGACAGCTCCCGCAGCGTGCGCCCCGGAGAGTTTGAGAAGGTCAAGATCTTCCTGGCCGACATGGTCGACACCTTGGACGTGGGACCAGAAGCCACCCGTGTGGCCGTGGTCAACTATGCCAGCACGGTCAAGATCGAGTTCCTGCTCAAAACTCACCTGAACAAGCCCAACATGAAGCAGGCTATCACCCGCATTGAGCCCCTCGCCGCCGGCACCATGACTGGCCTGGCCATCAAGTCGGCCATGACCGAGGCCTTCACCGAAGAGTCAGGCGCCCGGCCAAAGTCGAAGAACATCGCCAAGGTGGCCATCATCGTGACAGACGGGCGTCCTCAGGACCAGGTGGAGGAGGTGTCAGCGGCTGCCCGGGGGTCCGGCATCGAGATCTACGCGGTGGGGGTGGACCGAGCCGACATGACCTCTTTGCGGCTGATGGCCAGCAACCCTCTGGAAGACCACGTGTTCTACGTGGAGACCTACGGCGTCATCGAGAAGCTCACCTCCAAATTCAGGGAGACCCTGTGTG GTTGGGACCCCTGTGACATGGGACACGACTGTGAGGACATGTGTgttagcagcagcagcaacaactcCTATCACTGCGAGTGTCGGGAGGGGTATCTCTTGAACACGGACAAGAAAACATGTTCCCAGAGTCAGACAC GTGTGGACCCCTGTGCCATGGGACACGACTGTGAGCACATATGTGTCAGCAGCAACGCGTCCCATCACTGCAAGTGTCGGAAGGGCTATATCTTGAACCTGGACCAGAAAACATGTACTCTGAAAC AGatgaaggtggtggtggtggaggacccTTGTAAGTGTGAAGCCAGACTGGCTttccagatgcagacacaggccGCCCTCCAGGAGATCACTGCCAG ACTAGCTGACATGACAGGAAGAGTGGAACAGATTGAGAACATTTTGggacctgtctaa
- the matn3a gene encoding matrilin-3a isoform X3, with protein MKSLFGSLVYCLFLFVSDVYGTYRLNGFDPQQVTAQSYAQRRNIVLPPLRTLAPSVHASAYRHRGYHYHHQPPGIHLPVVYQQPGPLSPPVAYPRPSVPLRPYQHRFKGRAPPVVYNLYQDLSPPVVHHHLFKVFFPPVSHHHKFKVTTLQPVMTTLPLEVTTTPVPPTLPVSTQSGVDITTTSVETATDNSCRSRPLDLVFIIDSSRSVRPGEFEKVKIFLADMVDTLDVGPEATRVAVVNYASTVKIEFLLKTHLNKPNMKQAITRIEPLAAGTMTGLAIKSAMTEAFTEESGARPKSKNIAKVAIIVTDGRPQDQVEEVSAAARGSGIEIYAVGVDRADMTSLRLMASNPLEDHVFYVETYGVIEKLTSKFRETLCGWDPCDMGHDCEDMCVSSSSNNSYHCECREGYLLNTDKKTCSQSQTRVDPCAMGHDCEHICVSSNASHHCKCRKGYILNLDQKTCTLKQMKVVVVEDPCKCEARLAFQMQTQAALQEITARLADMTGRVEQIENILGPV; from the exons ATGAAGTCTTTATTCGGGAGTCTCGTCTACTGCCTTTTCCTCTTTGTGTCTGATGTATACGGAACGTACCGTTTGAATGGATTCGATCCACAGCAGGTTACTGCTCAAAGTTATGCACAACGTAGAAATATTGTCCTTCCACCGCTGCGGACGCTCGCTCCTTCAG TTCACGCCAGTGCATACAGGCATAGAGgctatcactaccaccaccagccACCAGGGATCCACCTGCCCGTGGTTTACCAACAACCTGGCCCTCTATCTCCACCCGTGGCTTACCCCAGACCCTCTGTCCCCTTAAGACCTTACCAACACAGATTCAAAGGGCGAGCGCCACCGGTGGTGTACAACCTATACCAAGACCTTTCACCTCCAGTAGTTCACCACCACCTGTTTAAAGTTTTTTTCCCACCAGTGAGCCACCACCACAAATTCAAAG TGACTACATTGCAACCGGTGATGACCACCTTGCCACTGGAGGTGACCACCACCCCCGTGCCGCCAACACTACCTGTCAGTACCCAAAGCGGCGTCGACATCACCACCACCAGTGTGGAGACAG CGACCGACAATTCGTGCAGGAGCCGTCCCCTGGACCTGGTCTTCATCATCGACAGCTCCCGCAGCGTGCGCCCCGGAGAGTTTGAGAAGGTCAAGATCTTCCTGGCCGACATGGTCGACACCTTGGACGTGGGACCAGAAGCCACCCGTGTGGCCGTGGTCAACTATGCCAGCACGGTCAAGATCGAGTTCCTGCTCAAAACTCACCTGAACAAGCCCAACATGAAGCAGGCTATCACCCGCATTGAGCCCCTCGCCGCCGGCACCATGACTGGCCTGGCCATCAAGTCGGCCATGACCGAGGCCTTCACCGAAGAGTCAGGCGCCCGGCCAAAGTCGAAGAACATCGCCAAGGTGGCCATCATCGTGACAGACGGGCGTCCTCAGGACCAGGTGGAGGAGGTGTCAGCGGCTGCCCGGGGGTCCGGCATCGAGATCTACGCGGTGGGGGTGGACCGAGCCGACATGACCTCTTTGCGGCTGATGGCCAGCAACCCTCTGGAAGACCACGTGTTCTACGTGGAGACCTACGGCGTCATCGAGAAGCTCACCTCCAAATTCAGGGAGACCCTGTGTG GTTGGGACCCCTGTGACATGGGACACGACTGTGAGGACATGTGTgttagcagcagcagcaacaactcCTATCACTGCGAGTGTCGGGAGGGGTATCTCTTGAACACGGACAAGAAAACATGTTCCCAGAGTCAGACAC GTGTGGACCCCTGTGCCATGGGACACGACTGTGAGCACATATGTGTCAGCAGCAACGCGTCCCATCACTGCAAGTGTCGGAAGGGCTATATCTTGAACCTGGACCAGAAAACATGTACTCTGAAAC AGatgaaggtggtggtggtggaggacccTTGTAAGTGTGAAGCCAGACTGGCTttccagatgcagacacaggccGCCCTCCAGGAGATCACTGCCAG ACTAGCTGACATGACAGGAAGAGTGGAACAGATTGAGAACATTTTGggacctgtctaa
- the ttc32 gene encoding tetratricopeptide repeat protein 32: MEQDSCQTLERANVEFKKRNFKQAEELYTKFLASCWKTRNCDASDLATAHNNRGQIKYFRVDFREAMEDYTSAIEASCQFEVSFYNRGLIRYRLGFFQDAEMDFKRALELNPNFEDAKVSLQQTLLDQEHKINRGY, translated from the exons ATGGAACAAGACAGCTGTCAAACTCTTGAACGCGCCAATGTTGAGTTTAAAAAACGTAATTTCAAGCAGGCAGAAGAACTATATACAAAGTTCCTCGCATCATGCTGGAAAACAAG AAATTGTGATGCCAGTGACCTTGCTACTGCTCACAACAACCGTGGGCAGATAAAGTACTTCAGGGTGGATTTTCGTGAGGCAATGGAGGACTACACTTCTGCAATTGAGGCCAGCTGCCAGTTCGAAGTGTCATTCTACAACAGAGGACTAATACGTTATAGATTAG GTTTTTTCCAAGACGCAGAGATGGACTTCAAGAGGGCTCTAGAACTCAACCCTAACTTTGAAGATGCCAAAGTGAGCTTACAGCAAACACTGTTGGACCAAGAGCACAAGATCAATAGGGGATATTGA
- the matn3a gene encoding matrilin-3a isoform X2, giving the protein MKSLFGSLVYCLFLFVSDVYGTYRLNGFDPQQVTAQSYAQRRNIVLPPLRTLAPSVHASAYRHRGYHYHHQPPGIHLPVVYQQPGPLSPPVAYPRPSVPLRPYQHRFKGRAPPVVYNLYQDLSPPVVHHHLFKVFFPPVSHHHKFKVPTLPSVTTLQPVMTTLPLEVTTTPVPPTLPVSTQSGVDITTTSVETATDNSCRSRPLDLVFIIDSSRSVRPGEFEKVKIFLADMVDTLDVGPEATRVAVVNYASTVKIEFLLKTHLNKPNMKQAITRIEPLAAGTMTGLAIKSAMTEAFTEESGARPKSKNIAKVAIIVTDGRPQDQVEEVSAAARGSGIEIYAVGVDRADMTSLRLMASNPLEDHVFYVETYGVIEKLTSKFRETLCGWDPCDMGHDCEDMCVSSSSNNSYHCECREGYLLNTDKKTCSQSQTRVDPCAMGHDCEHICVSSNASHHCKCRKGYILNLDQKTCTLKQMKVVVVEDPCKCEARLAFQMQTQAALQEITARLADMTGRVEQIENILGPV; this is encoded by the exons ATGAAGTCTTTATTCGGGAGTCTCGTCTACTGCCTTTTCCTCTTTGTGTCTGATGTATACGGAACGTACCGTTTGAATGGATTCGATCCACAGCAGGTTACTGCTCAAAGTTATGCACAACGTAGAAATATTGTCCTTCCACCGCTGCGGACGCTCGCTCCTTCAG TTCACGCCAGTGCATACAGGCATAGAGgctatcactaccaccaccagccACCAGGGATCCACCTGCCCGTGGTTTACCAACAACCTGGCCCTCTATCTCCACCCGTGGCTTACCCCAGACCCTCTGTCCCCTTAAGACCTTACCAACACAGATTCAAAGGGCGAGCGCCACCGGTGGTGTACAACCTATACCAAGACCTTTCACCTCCAGTAGTTCACCACCACCTGTTTAAAGTTTTTTTCCCACCAGTGAGCCACCACCACAAATTCAAAG TTCCAACTCTACCATCAGTGACTACATTGCAACCGGTGATGACCACCTTGCCACTGGAGGTGACCACCACCCCCGTGCCGCCAACACTACCTGTCAGTACCCAAAGCGGCGTCGACATCACCACCACCAGTGTGGAGACAG CGACCGACAATTCGTGCAGGAGCCGTCCCCTGGACCTGGTCTTCATCATCGACAGCTCCCGCAGCGTGCGCCCCGGAGAGTTTGAGAAGGTCAAGATCTTCCTGGCCGACATGGTCGACACCTTGGACGTGGGACCAGAAGCCACCCGTGTGGCCGTGGTCAACTATGCCAGCACGGTCAAGATCGAGTTCCTGCTCAAAACTCACCTGAACAAGCCCAACATGAAGCAGGCTATCACCCGCATTGAGCCCCTCGCCGCCGGCACCATGACTGGCCTGGCCATCAAGTCGGCCATGACCGAGGCCTTCACCGAAGAGTCAGGCGCCCGGCCAAAGTCGAAGAACATCGCCAAGGTGGCCATCATCGTGACAGACGGGCGTCCTCAGGACCAGGTGGAGGAGGTGTCAGCGGCTGCCCGGGGGTCCGGCATCGAGATCTACGCGGTGGGGGTGGACCGAGCCGACATGACCTCTTTGCGGCTGATGGCCAGCAACCCTCTGGAAGACCACGTGTTCTACGTGGAGACCTACGGCGTCATCGAGAAGCTCACCTCCAAATTCAGGGAGACCCTGTGTG GTTGGGACCCCTGTGACATGGGACACGACTGTGAGGACATGTGTgttagcagcagcagcaacaactcCTATCACTGCGAGTGTCGGGAGGGGTATCTCTTGAACACGGACAAGAAAACATGTTCCCAGAGTCAGACAC GTGTGGACCCCTGTGCCATGGGACACGACTGTGAGCACATATGTGTCAGCAGCAACGCGTCCCATCACTGCAAGTGTCGGAAGGGCTATATCTTGAACCTGGACCAGAAAACATGTACTCTGAAAC AGatgaaggtggtggtggtggaggacccTTGTAAGTGTGAAGCCAGACTGGCTttccagatgcagacacaggccGCCCTCCAGGAGATCACTGCCAG ACTAGCTGACATGACAGGAAGAGTGGAACAGATTGAGAACATTTTGggacctgtctaa
- the matn3a gene encoding matrilin-3a isoform X7: MKSLFGSLVYCLFLFVSDVYGTYRLNGFDPQQVTAQSYAQRRNIVLPPLRTLAPSVHASAYRHRGYHYHHQPPGIHLPVVYQQPGPLSPPVAYPRPSVPLRPYQHRFKGRAPPVVYNLYQDLSPPVVHHHLFKVFFPPVSHHHKFKGKCPQILPLVQPKPTTVPTTPVVYLPTTVPTLPSVTTLQPVMTTLPLEVTTTPVPPTLPVSTQSGVDITTTSVETGVDPCAMGHDCEHICVSSNASHHCKCRKGYILNLDQKTCTLKQMKVVVVEDPCKCEARLAFQMQTQAALQEITARLADMTGRVEQIENILGPV; the protein is encoded by the exons ATGAAGTCTTTATTCGGGAGTCTCGTCTACTGCCTTTTCCTCTTTGTGTCTGATGTATACGGAACGTACCGTTTGAATGGATTCGATCCACAGCAGGTTACTGCTCAAAGTTATGCACAACGTAGAAATATTGTCCTTCCACCGCTGCGGACGCTCGCTCCTTCAG TTCACGCCAGTGCATACAGGCATAGAGgctatcactaccaccaccagccACCAGGGATCCACCTGCCCGTGGTTTACCAACAACCTGGCCCTCTATCTCCACCCGTGGCTTACCCCAGACCCTCTGTCCCCTTAAGACCTTACCAACACAGATTCAAAGGGCGAGCGCCACCGGTGGTGTACAACCTATACCAAGACCTTTCACCTCCAGTAGTTCACCACCACCTGTTTAAAGTTTTTTTCCCACCAGTGAGCCACCACCACAAATTCAAAGGTAAATGTCCACAAATTTTACCTCTGGTACAGCCTAAACCTACTACAGTGCCAACGACCCCTGTGGTGTACCTACCCACCACAGTTCCAACTCTACCATCAGTGACTACATTGCAACCGGTGATGACCACCTTGCCACTGGAGGTGACCACCACCCCCGTGCCGCCAACACTACCTGTCAGTACCCAAAGCGGCGTCGACATCACCACCACCAGTGTGGAGACAG GTGTGGACCCCTGTGCCATGGGACACGACTGTGAGCACATATGTGTCAGCAGCAACGCGTCCCATCACTGCAAGTGTCGGAAGGGCTATATCTTGAACCTGGACCAGAAAACATGTACTCTGAAAC AGatgaaggtggtggtggtggaggacccTTGTAAGTGTGAAGCCAGACTGGCTttccagatgcagacacaggccGCCCTCCAGGAGATCACTGCCAG ACTAGCTGACATGACAGGAAGAGTGGAACAGATTGAGAACATTTTGggacctgtctaa
- the matn3a gene encoding matrilin-3a isoform X1 → MKSLFGSLVYCLFLFVSDVYGTYRLNGFDPQQVTAQSYAQRRNIVLPPLRTLAPSVHASAYRHRGYHYHHQPPGIHLPVVYQQPGPLSPPVAYPRPSVPLRPYQHRFKGRAPPVVYNLYQDLSPPVVHHHLFKVFFPPVSHHHKFKGKCPQILPLVQPKPTTVPTTPVVYLPTTVPTLPSVTTLQPVMTTLPLEVTTTPVPPTLPVSTQSGVDITTTSVETATDNSCRSRPLDLVFIIDSSRSVRPGEFEKVKIFLADMVDTLDVGPEATRVAVVNYASTVKIEFLLKTHLNKPNMKQAITRIEPLAAGTMTGLAIKSAMTEAFTEESGARPKSKNIAKVAIIVTDGRPQDQVEEVSAAARGSGIEIYAVGVDRADMTSLRLMASNPLEDHVFYVETYGVIEKLTSKFRETLCGWDPCDMGHDCEDMCVSSSSNNSYHCECREGYLLNTDKKTCSQSQTRVDPCAMGHDCEHICVSSNASHHCKCRKGYILNLDQKTCTLKQMKVVVVEDPCKCEARLAFQMQTQAALQEITARLADMTGRVEQIENILGPV, encoded by the exons ATGAAGTCTTTATTCGGGAGTCTCGTCTACTGCCTTTTCCTCTTTGTGTCTGATGTATACGGAACGTACCGTTTGAATGGATTCGATCCACAGCAGGTTACTGCTCAAAGTTATGCACAACGTAGAAATATTGTCCTTCCACCGCTGCGGACGCTCGCTCCTTCAG TTCACGCCAGTGCATACAGGCATAGAGgctatcactaccaccaccagccACCAGGGATCCACCTGCCCGTGGTTTACCAACAACCTGGCCCTCTATCTCCACCCGTGGCTTACCCCAGACCCTCTGTCCCCTTAAGACCTTACCAACACAGATTCAAAGGGCGAGCGCCACCGGTGGTGTACAACCTATACCAAGACCTTTCACCTCCAGTAGTTCACCACCACCTGTTTAAAGTTTTTTTCCCACCAGTGAGCCACCACCACAAATTCAAAGGTAAATGTCCACAAATTTTACCTCTGGTACAGCCTAAACCTACTACAGTGCCAACGACCCCTGTGGTGTACCTACCCACCACAGTTCCAACTCTACCATCAGTGACTACATTGCAACCGGTGATGACCACCTTGCCACTGGAGGTGACCACCACCCCCGTGCCGCCAACACTACCTGTCAGTACCCAAAGCGGCGTCGACATCACCACCACCAGTGTGGAGACAG CGACCGACAATTCGTGCAGGAGCCGTCCCCTGGACCTGGTCTTCATCATCGACAGCTCCCGCAGCGTGCGCCCCGGAGAGTTTGAGAAGGTCAAGATCTTCCTGGCCGACATGGTCGACACCTTGGACGTGGGACCAGAAGCCACCCGTGTGGCCGTGGTCAACTATGCCAGCACGGTCAAGATCGAGTTCCTGCTCAAAACTCACCTGAACAAGCCCAACATGAAGCAGGCTATCACCCGCATTGAGCCCCTCGCCGCCGGCACCATGACTGGCCTGGCCATCAAGTCGGCCATGACCGAGGCCTTCACCGAAGAGTCAGGCGCCCGGCCAAAGTCGAAGAACATCGCCAAGGTGGCCATCATCGTGACAGACGGGCGTCCTCAGGACCAGGTGGAGGAGGTGTCAGCGGCTGCCCGGGGGTCCGGCATCGAGATCTACGCGGTGGGGGTGGACCGAGCCGACATGACCTCTTTGCGGCTGATGGCCAGCAACCCTCTGGAAGACCACGTGTTCTACGTGGAGACCTACGGCGTCATCGAGAAGCTCACCTCCAAATTCAGGGAGACCCTGTGTG GTTGGGACCCCTGTGACATGGGACACGACTGTGAGGACATGTGTgttagcagcagcagcaacaactcCTATCACTGCGAGTGTCGGGAGGGGTATCTCTTGAACACGGACAAGAAAACATGTTCCCAGAGTCAGACAC GTGTGGACCCCTGTGCCATGGGACACGACTGTGAGCACATATGTGTCAGCAGCAACGCGTCCCATCACTGCAAGTGTCGGAAGGGCTATATCTTGAACCTGGACCAGAAAACATGTACTCTGAAAC AGatgaaggtggtggtggtggaggacccTTGTAAGTGTGAAGCCAGACTGGCTttccagatgcagacacaggccGCCCTCCAGGAGATCACTGCCAG ACTAGCTGACATGACAGGAAGAGTGGAACAGATTGAGAACATTTTGggacctgtctaa
- the matn3a gene encoding matrilin-3a isoform X6: MKSLFGSLVYCLFLFVSDVYGTYRLNGFDPQQVTAQSYAQRRNIVLPPLRTLAPSATDNSCRSRPLDLVFIIDSSRSVRPGEFEKVKIFLADMVDTLDVGPEATRVAVVNYASTVKIEFLLKTHLNKPNMKQAITRIEPLAAGTMTGLAIKSAMTEAFTEESGARPKSKNIAKVAIIVTDGRPQDQVEEVSAAARGSGIEIYAVGVDRADMTSLRLMASNPLEDHVFYVETYGVIEKLTSKFRETLCGVDPCAMGHDCEHICVSSNASHHCKCRKGYILNLDQKTCTLKQMKVVVVEDPCKCEARLAFQMQTQAALQEITARLADMTGRVEQIENILGPV; encoded by the exons ATGAAGTCTTTATTCGGGAGTCTCGTCTACTGCCTTTTCCTCTTTGTGTCTGATGTATACGGAACGTACCGTTTGAATGGATTCGATCCACAGCAGGTTACTGCTCAAAGTTATGCACAACGTAGAAATATTGTCCTTCCACCGCTGCGGACGCTCGCTCCTTCAG CGACCGACAATTCGTGCAGGAGCCGTCCCCTGGACCTGGTCTTCATCATCGACAGCTCCCGCAGCGTGCGCCCCGGAGAGTTTGAGAAGGTCAAGATCTTCCTGGCCGACATGGTCGACACCTTGGACGTGGGACCAGAAGCCACCCGTGTGGCCGTGGTCAACTATGCCAGCACGGTCAAGATCGAGTTCCTGCTCAAAACTCACCTGAACAAGCCCAACATGAAGCAGGCTATCACCCGCATTGAGCCCCTCGCCGCCGGCACCATGACTGGCCTGGCCATCAAGTCGGCCATGACCGAGGCCTTCACCGAAGAGTCAGGCGCCCGGCCAAAGTCGAAGAACATCGCCAAGGTGGCCATCATCGTGACAGACGGGCGTCCTCAGGACCAGGTGGAGGAGGTGTCAGCGGCTGCCCGGGGGTCCGGCATCGAGATCTACGCGGTGGGGGTGGACCGAGCCGACATGACCTCTTTGCGGCTGATGGCCAGCAACCCTCTGGAAGACCACGTGTTCTACGTGGAGACCTACGGCGTCATCGAGAAGCTCACCTCCAAATTCAGGGAGACCCTGTGTG GTGTGGACCCCTGTGCCATGGGACACGACTGTGAGCACATATGTGTCAGCAGCAACGCGTCCCATCACTGCAAGTGTCGGAAGGGCTATATCTTGAACCTGGACCAGAAAACATGTACTCTGAAAC AGatgaaggtggtggtggtggaggacccTTGTAAGTGTGAAGCCAGACTGGCTttccagatgcagacacaggccGCCCTCCAGGAGATCACTGCCAG ACTAGCTGACATGACAGGAAGAGTGGAACAGATTGAGAACATTTTGggacctgtctaa
- the matn3a gene encoding matrilin-3a isoform X4 — translation MKSLFGSLVYCLFLFVSDVYGTYRLNGFDPQQVTAQSYAQRRNIVLPPLRTLAPSVHASAYRHRGYHYHHQPPGIHLPVVYQQPGPLSPPVAYPRPSVPLRPYQHRFKGRAPPVVYNLYQDLSPPVVHHHLFKVFFPPVSHHHKFKGKCPQILPLVQPKPTTVPTTPVVYLPTTVPTLPSVTTLQPVMTTLPLEVTTTPVPPTLPVSTQSGVDITTTSVETATDNSCRSRPLDLVFIIDSSRSVRPGEFEKVKIFLADMVDTLDVGPEATRVAVVNYASTVKIEFLLKTHLNKPNMKQAITRIEPLAAGTMTGLAIKSAMTEAFTEESGARPKSKNIAKVAIIVTDGRPQDQVEEVSAAARGSGIEIYAVGVDRADMTSLRLMASNPLEDHVFYVETYGVIEKLTSKFRETLCGVDPCAMGHDCEHICVSSNASHHCKCRKGYILNLDQKTCTLKQMKVVVVEDPCKCEARLAFQMQTQAALQEITARLADMTGRVEQIENILGPV, via the exons ATGAAGTCTTTATTCGGGAGTCTCGTCTACTGCCTTTTCCTCTTTGTGTCTGATGTATACGGAACGTACCGTTTGAATGGATTCGATCCACAGCAGGTTACTGCTCAAAGTTATGCACAACGTAGAAATATTGTCCTTCCACCGCTGCGGACGCTCGCTCCTTCAG TTCACGCCAGTGCATACAGGCATAGAGgctatcactaccaccaccagccACCAGGGATCCACCTGCCCGTGGTTTACCAACAACCTGGCCCTCTATCTCCACCCGTGGCTTACCCCAGACCCTCTGTCCCCTTAAGACCTTACCAACACAGATTCAAAGGGCGAGCGCCACCGGTGGTGTACAACCTATACCAAGACCTTTCACCTCCAGTAGTTCACCACCACCTGTTTAAAGTTTTTTTCCCACCAGTGAGCCACCACCACAAATTCAAAGGTAAATGTCCACAAATTTTACCTCTGGTACAGCCTAAACCTACTACAGTGCCAACGACCCCTGTGGTGTACCTACCCACCACAGTTCCAACTCTACCATCAGTGACTACATTGCAACCGGTGATGACCACCTTGCCACTGGAGGTGACCACCACCCCCGTGCCGCCAACACTACCTGTCAGTACCCAAAGCGGCGTCGACATCACCACCACCAGTGTGGAGACAG CGACCGACAATTCGTGCAGGAGCCGTCCCCTGGACCTGGTCTTCATCATCGACAGCTCCCGCAGCGTGCGCCCCGGAGAGTTTGAGAAGGTCAAGATCTTCCTGGCCGACATGGTCGACACCTTGGACGTGGGACCAGAAGCCACCCGTGTGGCCGTGGTCAACTATGCCAGCACGGTCAAGATCGAGTTCCTGCTCAAAACTCACCTGAACAAGCCCAACATGAAGCAGGCTATCACCCGCATTGAGCCCCTCGCCGCCGGCACCATGACTGGCCTGGCCATCAAGTCGGCCATGACCGAGGCCTTCACCGAAGAGTCAGGCGCCCGGCCAAAGTCGAAGAACATCGCCAAGGTGGCCATCATCGTGACAGACGGGCGTCCTCAGGACCAGGTGGAGGAGGTGTCAGCGGCTGCCCGGGGGTCCGGCATCGAGATCTACGCGGTGGGGGTGGACCGAGCCGACATGACCTCTTTGCGGCTGATGGCCAGCAACCCTCTGGAAGACCACGTGTTCTACGTGGAGACCTACGGCGTCATCGAGAAGCTCACCTCCAAATTCAGGGAGACCCTGTGTG GTGTGGACCCCTGTGCCATGGGACACGACTGTGAGCACATATGTGTCAGCAGCAACGCGTCCCATCACTGCAAGTGTCGGAAGGGCTATATCTTGAACCTGGACCAGAAAACATGTACTCTGAAAC AGatgaaggtggtggtggtggaggacccTTGTAAGTGTGAAGCCAGACTGGCTttccagatgcagacacaggccGCCCTCCAGGAGATCACTGCCAG ACTAGCTGACATGACAGGAAGAGTGGAACAGATTGAGAACATTTTGggacctgtctaa